From Fundulus heteroclitus isolate FHET01 chromosome 14, MU-UCD_Fhet_4.1, whole genome shotgun sequence, the proteins below share one genomic window:
- the LOC118565605 gene encoding zinc finger protein RFP-like isoform X1 encodes MTLPLRRAGMATTGNLSEEQVHCSICLDVFTNPVSIPCGHNFCQGCILGYWKTSPLYQCPMCKKTFHKRPDISVNTVLREIAEQFKQIRVKSVEGKGSGEEGVGKTKKWTLEKKRKEDEERLLEKDQMQHLMEELKQKQEEKKNKQEVKESQMEELPPLIPPVLASKSSPPSSPQDSAPALPLKTSPTPSCETPSASLPQTSQTPPLPSSTWEDVLCDVCLGEGRPKAIKSCLVCLTSYCDEHLKSHASRFTKHKLIEPVANMEDRMCPKHERLLELFCKKDQTCVCVLCTETDHRAHYTVPVEREWTEKKALLKKTEIDVQQMIQERVKKVEEIKHSVELNKVSAQREIEESIQVFSELVRSIQKAQAELVLVIEEKQRQTERWAEGLTAELEQEISELKTRHADLENVARTDHIHFLKSFPALSATPPVKDWSETSVPTDACVGMIRRSVSKLEATLGEMIDKLYKSEIKKIPKYSVDVILDPDTANPWLQLSQDRHQVRHLGAWQELPDNPDRFDTVVIVLGRDGFTSGRHFWEVQVGEKDDWYLGVAKSSVKRKGRISVSTSQGYWALAMKKGQGYRVSTAPPLVLSLDPKPKRIGVYLDYEEGHVSFYDMKAQTHIYTFEDTFTEKILPFFYLYCCDKASDTMVICPVQEKNLIK; translated from the exons ATGACCCTGCCTCTCCGCCGTGCAGGCATGGCCACCACTGGGAACCTGTCTGAAGAGCAGGTGCACTGCTCCATCTGCCTGGACGTCTTCACCAACCCCGTGTCCATCCCCTGCGGGCACAACTTCTGCCAGGGCTGCATCCTGGGATACTGGAAAACGAGCCCTCTCTACCAGTGTCCCATGTGCAAGAAGACCTTCCACAAAAGGCCTGACATCAGCGTGAACACCGTCCTGAGGGAAATTGCAGAGCAGTTCAAGCAGATAAGAGTTAAGAGTGTGGAAGGGAAAGGAAGTGGGGAAGAGGGGGTTGGAAAGACAAAGAAGTGGACCctggagaaaaagaggaaggaggaCGAGGAGAGGCTTTTGGAGAAAGATCAAATGCAGCATCttatggaggagctgaaacaaaagcaagaggagaagaaaaacaagcagGAGGTGAAGGAGAGTCAAATGGAGGAGCTGCCCCCATTAATCCCTCCAGTGTTGGCATCTAAAAGCTCTCCTCCATCGTCGCCTCAAGATTCAGCTCCAGCTCTGCCGCTCAAAACGTCGCCTACACCTTCATGCGAAACCCCTTCCGCTTCACTTCCTCAAACGTCTCAGACCCCTCCTCTCCCATCCTCCACCTGGGAGGATGTCCTGTGCGATGTTTGCTTGGGCGAGGGCCGCCCCAAAGCCATCAAATCTTGCCTCGTGTGTCTGACCTCTTACTGCGATGAGCACCTCAAATCTCACGCTTCCAGGTTCACCAAGCACAAGCTGATAGAGCCCGTGGCCAACATGGAGGACAGGATGTGTCCCAAGCACGAGAGGCTGCTGGAGCTCTTTTGCAAGAAGGACCAGACGTGCGTGTGTGTCCTCTGCACCGAGACCGACCACAGGGCGCATTACACCGTCCCCGTGGAGAGAGAGTGGACCGAGAAGAAG GCGCTGCTGAAAAAGACAGAGATAGATGTCCAGCAGATGATCCAGGAAAGAGTGAAGAAGGTGGAGGAGATCAAACACTCTGTGGAGCTCAACAAA GTCAGTGCTCAGAGAGAGATCGAGGAGAGCATCCAGGTCTTTTCAGAGCTGGTGCGCTCCATCCAGAAGGCTCAGGCTGAGCTGGTTTTAGTCATCGAGGAGAAGCAGAGGCAGACGGAGAGGTGGGCCGAGGGCCTCACCGCCGAACTGGAGCAGGAAATCTCGGAGCTCAAGACGAGGCACGCAGACTTGGAAAACGTGGCTAGGACAGACCATATTCACTTCCTGAAG AGCTTTCCAGCTTTAAGCGCTACTCCACCTGTTAAGGACTGGTCCGAGACCAGTGTTCCCACCGACGCATGCGTTGGCATGATCAGGAGATCAGTGTCTAAACTGGAGGCTACGTTAGGTGAAATGATTGACAAGCTGTACAAAAGCG AGATTAAGAAAATTCCGAAATATTCAG TGGACGTCATCCTGGACCCCGACACGGCCAATCCATGGCTGCAGCTCTCGCAGGACAGACACCAGGTGAGGCATCTGGGAGCCTGGCAGGAACTCCCGGACAACCCTGACCGCTTCGACACCGTGGTCATAGTACTGGGCCGAGATGGCTTCACTTCTGGACGACACTTCTGGGAGGTCCAGGTGGGGGAAAAGGATGACTGGTACTTAGGTGTGGCCAAGTCTTCCGTCAAAAGGAAGGGTAGGATCTCTGTCAGCACGTCCCAGGGTTATTGGGCTCTGGCCATGAAGAAAGGCCAGGGCTATCGGGTGTCAACAGCTCCGCCACTGGTGCTCTCTCTCGACCCAAAGCCAAAGAGAATTGGTGTGTACCTGGACTACGAGGAAGGACACGTCTCTTTTTACGACATGAAAGCTCAGACCCACATTTACACGTTTGAAGACACTTTCACCGAGAAGATTCTGCCATTTTTCTACCTGTACTGCTGCGACAAAGCCTCCGACACAATGGTGATCTGTCCGGTGCAGGAGAAAAACCTCATCAAGTAA
- the LOC118565606 gene encoding zinc-binding protein A33-like, protein MSINSPGGRTLSEDQFTCSICLEIFVEPVSTPCGHSFCKACLQGYWNHSKKFLCPMCKKAYTRRPEMSVNRVLAEISSQFQGLMVSGGASGTPSRGGSLTISSDPGHSSSPAQDTGEFAQPGDVPCDACIGRKLKAFKSCVNCPGSFCESHLRHHKKVKTLILHRLIEPTFHLEEKICKKHERLLEVYCRTDHTCICTVCAEASHKSHDIIPVNQEFKKKMTNLGKKRSELKHLIKERTKKLEEIKQSIKVIKASSQKELEDSWQVYAELQKLVEQSQAEMVELISTRQREAERHAQELARSLENELSQLKRRSNELDAHAHTKDKVVFLQNLATLSHSPELSDWSAVSINTDIYLGSLRSSVSSLIEKFQDELKRLYGKDLRKMQNYASEVILDQSTAQKDLVVSEDGQQVKYEARKVSHSEGPKRFHPALFVLARESIHSGRHYWEVDVGRKTAWTLGVARATARRKGEIKLSPEGGFWCLWLKNGEVKALAATRLPLMLPSLPGKIGVFLDYEAGQLSFYDVKTRQHLYTFADKFVESVYPIFSPCLSQDGKNNSPLVITPVKHT, encoded by the exons atga GCATCAACTCTCCGGGAGGTCGCACCCTCTCTGAGGACCAGTTCACCTGCTCCATCTGCCTGGAAATATTTGTGGAGCCCGTATCGACGCCATGTGGTCACAGCTTCTGCAAGGCCTGCTTGCAGGGCTACTGGAACCACAGCAAGAAGTTCTTGTGCCCCATGTGTAAGAAGGCCTACACCAGAAGACCAGAGATGAGTGTCAACCGGGTCCTGGCTGAAATCTCCTCCCAGTTCCAGGGCTTGATGGTCTCTGGAGGCGCCTCTGGAACCCCCTCACGAGGGGGCTCACTGACTATAAGCTCAGACCCAGGTCACAGCAGCTCTCCGGCGCAGGATACTGGTGAGTTTGCGCAGCCCGGTGATGTTCCATGCGATGCCTGCATTGGGAGGAAGTTAAAGGCTTTCAAGTCGTGTGTGAACTGCCCTGGATCTTTCTGCGAGTCCCACTTAAGACATCACAAGAAG GTCAAGACTCTGATTTTGCATCGACTGATTGAACCCACCTtccacctggaggagaagatctGTAAGAAACACGAGCGCCTCCTGGAAGTGTACTGCCGCACTGATCACACCTGCATCTGCACCGTGTGCGCAGAGGCCTCGCACAAGTCCCACGACATCATCCCCGTCAACCAGGAGTTCAAGAAGAAGATG ACTAATCTGGGAAAGAAGAGGTCAGAGCTGAAACATTTAATCAAAGAGCGAACCAAGAAACTGGAAGAGATCAAGCAGTCCATCAAGGTTATCAAG GCCAGCTCTCAGAAAGAGCTGGAGGACAGCTGGCAGGTGTACGCTGAGCTGCAGAAGCTGGTGGAGCAAAGTCAAGCGGAGATGGTGGAGCTGATCTCCACCAGACAGCGGGAGGCGGAGCGCCATGCCCAGGAGCTGGCCAGGAGTCTGGAGAACGAGCTGAGTCAGCTGAAGAGGAGGAGCAACGAGCTGGATGCCCACGCCCACACCAAGGACAAAGTGGTCTTCCTTCAG AACCTGGCCACGCTGTCCCATTCCCCGGAACTCAGCGATTGGTCAGCGGTCAGCATAAACACCGACATCTATCTGGGGAGCCTGCGCTCCTCTGTCAGCAGCCTCATCGAGAAGTTCCAGGACGAGCTGAAGCGGCTGTATGGGAAAG ACCTCCGAAAGATGCAGAACTATGCAA GTGAAGTCATTTTGGACCAATCCACAGCCCAAAAGGACCTGGTAGTGTCTGAAGATGGCCAGCAGGTCAAATACGAAGCGCGCAAGGTCTCCCACTCCGAGGGTCCCAAACGCTTCCACCCGGCCCTCTTCGTCCTGGCCCGAGAGAGTATCCACTCCGGCCGGCACTACTGGGAAGTGGACGTCGGGCGTAAGACGGCCTGGACGCTCGGCGTGGCCCGCGCTACGGCTCGCCGCAAGGGCGAGATCAAGCTGAGCCCCGAGGGGGGGTTCTGGTGCCTGTGGCTGAAGAACGGCGAGGTGAAGGCCCTCGCGGCGACTCGGCTGCCTCTGATGCTGCCATCCCTTCCCGGCAAAATAGGAGTCTTCCTAGATTACGAGGCCGGCCAGCTCTCCTTCTACGACGTGAAGACGCGCCAGCATCTCTACACTTTCGCGGATAAGTTCGTCGAGAGCGTCTACCCGATCTTCAGCCCCTGCCTTAGCCAGGATGGGAAAAACAACTCTCCTTTAGTCATCACGCCCGTTAAACACACCTAG
- the LOC118565605 gene encoding zinc finger protein RFP-like isoform X2 produces MATTGNLSEEQVHCSICLDVFTNPVSIPCGHNFCQGCILGYWKTSPLYQCPMCKKTFHKRPDISVNTVLREIAEQFKQIRVKSVEGKGSGEEGVGKTKKWTLEKKRKEDEERLLEKDQMQHLMEELKQKQEEKKNKQEVKESQMEELPPLIPPVLASKSSPPSSPQDSAPALPLKTSPTPSCETPSASLPQTSQTPPLPSSTWEDVLCDVCLGEGRPKAIKSCLVCLTSYCDEHLKSHASRFTKHKLIEPVANMEDRMCPKHERLLELFCKKDQTCVCVLCTETDHRAHYTVPVEREWTEKKALLKKTEIDVQQMIQERVKKVEEIKHSVELNKVSAQREIEESIQVFSELVRSIQKAQAELVLVIEEKQRQTERWAEGLTAELEQEISELKTRHADLENVARTDHIHFLKSFPALSATPPVKDWSETSVPTDACVGMIRRSVSKLEATLGEMIDKLYKSEIKKIPKYSVDVILDPDTANPWLQLSQDRHQVRHLGAWQELPDNPDRFDTVVIVLGRDGFTSGRHFWEVQVGEKDDWYLGVAKSSVKRKGRISVSTSQGYWALAMKKGQGYRVSTAPPLVLSLDPKPKRIGVYLDYEEGHVSFYDMKAQTHIYTFEDTFTEKILPFFYLYCCDKASDTMVICPVQEKNLIK; encoded by the exons ATGGCCACCACTGGGAACCTGTCTGAAGAGCAGGTGCACTGCTCCATCTGCCTGGACGTCTTCACCAACCCCGTGTCCATCCCCTGCGGGCACAACTTCTGCCAGGGCTGCATCCTGGGATACTGGAAAACGAGCCCTCTCTACCAGTGTCCCATGTGCAAGAAGACCTTCCACAAAAGGCCTGACATCAGCGTGAACACCGTCCTGAGGGAAATTGCAGAGCAGTTCAAGCAGATAAGAGTTAAGAGTGTGGAAGGGAAAGGAAGTGGGGAAGAGGGGGTTGGAAAGACAAAGAAGTGGACCctggagaaaaagaggaaggaggaCGAGGAGAGGCTTTTGGAGAAAGATCAAATGCAGCATCttatggaggagctgaaacaaaagcaagaggagaagaaaaacaagcagGAGGTGAAGGAGAGTCAAATGGAGGAGCTGCCCCCATTAATCCCTCCAGTGTTGGCATCTAAAAGCTCTCCTCCATCGTCGCCTCAAGATTCAGCTCCAGCTCTGCCGCTCAAAACGTCGCCTACACCTTCATGCGAAACCCCTTCCGCTTCACTTCCTCAAACGTCTCAGACCCCTCCTCTCCCATCCTCCACCTGGGAGGATGTCCTGTGCGATGTTTGCTTGGGCGAGGGCCGCCCCAAAGCCATCAAATCTTGCCTCGTGTGTCTGACCTCTTACTGCGATGAGCACCTCAAATCTCACGCTTCCAGGTTCACCAAGCACAAGCTGATAGAGCCCGTGGCCAACATGGAGGACAGGATGTGTCCCAAGCACGAGAGGCTGCTGGAGCTCTTTTGCAAGAAGGACCAGACGTGCGTGTGTGTCCTCTGCACCGAGACCGACCACAGGGCGCATTACACCGTCCCCGTGGAGAGAGAGTGGACCGAGAAGAAG GCGCTGCTGAAAAAGACAGAGATAGATGTCCAGCAGATGATCCAGGAAAGAGTGAAGAAGGTGGAGGAGATCAAACACTCTGTGGAGCTCAACAAA GTCAGTGCTCAGAGAGAGATCGAGGAGAGCATCCAGGTCTTTTCAGAGCTGGTGCGCTCCATCCAGAAGGCTCAGGCTGAGCTGGTTTTAGTCATCGAGGAGAAGCAGAGGCAGACGGAGAGGTGGGCCGAGGGCCTCACCGCCGAACTGGAGCAGGAAATCTCGGAGCTCAAGACGAGGCACGCAGACTTGGAAAACGTGGCTAGGACAGACCATATTCACTTCCTGAAG AGCTTTCCAGCTTTAAGCGCTACTCCACCTGTTAAGGACTGGTCCGAGACCAGTGTTCCCACCGACGCATGCGTTGGCATGATCAGGAGATCAGTGTCTAAACTGGAGGCTACGTTAGGTGAAATGATTGACAAGCTGTACAAAAGCG AGATTAAGAAAATTCCGAAATATTCAG TGGACGTCATCCTGGACCCCGACACGGCCAATCCATGGCTGCAGCTCTCGCAGGACAGACACCAGGTGAGGCATCTGGGAGCCTGGCAGGAACTCCCGGACAACCCTGACCGCTTCGACACCGTGGTCATAGTACTGGGCCGAGATGGCTTCACTTCTGGACGACACTTCTGGGAGGTCCAGGTGGGGGAAAAGGATGACTGGTACTTAGGTGTGGCCAAGTCTTCCGTCAAAAGGAAGGGTAGGATCTCTGTCAGCACGTCCCAGGGTTATTGGGCTCTGGCCATGAAGAAAGGCCAGGGCTATCGGGTGTCAACAGCTCCGCCACTGGTGCTCTCTCTCGACCCAAAGCCAAAGAGAATTGGTGTGTACCTGGACTACGAGGAAGGACACGTCTCTTTTTACGACATGAAAGCTCAGACCCACATTTACACGTTTGAAGACACTTTCACCGAGAAGATTCTGCCATTTTTCTACCTGTACTGCTGCGACAAAGCCTCCGACACAATGGTGATCTGTCCGGTGCAGGAGAAAAACCTCATCAAGTAA